In Treponema vincentii, a single window of DNA contains:
- a CDS encoding terminase large subunit domain-containing protein, giving the protein MKIEPVSPPTLIKTGWKCIDDRTLTADMLRSNKEAQEAFINALTPAELDALPFDWGFWARDDQLPPRDWITGEKYIWCLRCGRGWGKTRTAGQAIIEAVRTDKYKHLSLCGATAEEVRDIMINGESGLARYCPPDLGMVYKPSIKRVFFSNGAVISIFYGSEPEKSRGAQSDWLWCDEIHKWQYPEETFDNLLLGLRLGSNPLCVVTSTPKPTAFTKRLEGLTNSDGKPCVHVTIGSTYENKSNLSPAFISTIVSKYEGTRLGQQELYAQILDDNPNALFKKDWIENNKVDVLPLVANRYRIIVSVDPAASHTADSNHTGIITVLEGAAPERLISAAAIQHKTESHYYVLADASLIGTPHQWGLTVKAMAEMQKADTVVIEDNQGGDMVESTLINAGVTQCIQRVRAVHSKLARALNSSTLCEQGRIHFYRNPLSYNAEHGTDPLDMLEDELCNWQPGDDSPDRMDAFVHAINYLKPDLKDLAHEDAAKRALFNVLGGGV; this is encoded by the coding sequence ATGAAAATCGAACCGGTATCCCCACCAACACTGATAAAGACCGGCTGGAAGTGTATTGATGACAGGACGCTTACCGCTGATATGCTCAGAAGTAATAAGGAAGCGCAAGAAGCGTTTATCAATGCGCTTACCCCCGCAGAGCTTGACGCGCTGCCGTTCGATTGGGGGTTTTGGGCGCGCGATGATCAGCTGCCGCCCAGAGACTGGATAACCGGAGAAAAATACATCTGGTGCCTCCGCTGCGGACGCGGCTGGGGTAAGACACGGACAGCAGGGCAAGCGATCATCGAAGCGGTGAGAACGGACAAGTACAAACATCTCTCATTATGCGGAGCGACAGCAGAAGAGGTGCGCGATATTATGATTAACGGAGAGTCGGGACTTGCCCGCTATTGCCCGCCAGATCTCGGTATGGTGTATAAGCCGTCGATAAAAAGAGTTTTTTTCAGTAACGGTGCAGTTATCAGTATTTTCTACGGTTCAGAGCCGGAGAAATCCAGAGGTGCGCAGTCTGATTGGCTGTGGTGCGATGAAATACACAAATGGCAATATCCGGAAGAAACCTTTGATAACCTTCTTCTTGGTTTACGCCTAGGGAGTAATCCCTTATGTGTGGTAACGAGTACCCCGAAGCCGACAGCATTTACCAAGCGTCTTGAAGGACTGACAAACAGCGATGGAAAGCCCTGCGTACATGTAACCATCGGCAGCACCTACGAGAATAAGTCAAACCTTTCTCCGGCATTTATCAGCACAATTGTTTCAAAGTACGAAGGTACCCGTTTAGGGCAGCAGGAACTCTATGCACAAATCCTCGACGATAACCCCAATGCCCTGTTTAAAAAAGACTGGATAGAAAACAACAAGGTTGACGTTTTGCCGCTTGTTGCAAACCGCTACCGTATTATCGTGAGCGTCGATCCTGCGGCAAGCCATACGGCAGATTCAAACCATACCGGCATTATTACGGTATTAGAGGGAGCGGCGCCCGAACGGCTTATCAGCGCCGCTGCTATTCAGCACAAAACTGAAAGCCACTACTACGTGTTAGCGGATGCGTCGCTTATCGGAACACCCCATCAATGGGGCTTAACGGTAAAAGCTATGGCAGAAATGCAGAAAGCCGATACGGTTGTCATCGAAGACAATCAAGGCGGCGACATGGTAGAAAGTACGCTTATCAATGCAGGGGTAACGCAGTGTATTCAGCGTGTGCGAGCAGTGCATTCAAAACTGGCGCGGGCGCTTAACTCATCTACCCTTTGCGAACAGGGCCGCATTCACTTCTACCGGAACCCGCTTTCCTATAACGCGGAACACGGAACCGATCCGCTGGATATGCTTGAAGATGAGTTATGTAACTGGCAGCCGGGAGACGATAGTCCTGACCGTATGGACGCATTTGTTCATGCAATCAATTATTTAAAACCCGATTTAAAAGACTTAGCGCACGAAGATGCGGCAAAAAGAGCATTGTTTAATGTTCTGGGAGGCGGAGTATAA
- a CDS encoding polymorphic toxin type 50 domain-containing protein produces MQTIIDEKAGKGEIRLTKRNLTEIIQDDRLKGFDVNQDSGEVKETNKAKIHYSKTGVHLVPFSLVPEDEK; encoded by the coding sequence TTGCAAACGATTATCGATGAAAAGGCGGGGAAAGGCGAAATACGACTTACAAAAAGAAACCTTACAGAAATTATACAAGATGATAGGCTCAAAGGATTCGATGTTAATCAAGACAGCGGCGAAGTAAAAGAAACAAATAAAGCTAAAATCCATTATAGTAAAACAGGCGTTCACTTAGTGCCGTTTAGTCTAGTACCGGAGGATGAAAAATGA
- a CDS encoding M15 family metallopeptidase, whose translation MGVIRDIDRLKPELAKRTRAFLAELKKRGIEVIVLETDRTVDTQAAYYAQGRKPLEEVNALRKKAGLYLLTEAENKRIVTKTTQSRHFGGNAVDIAPVKDGRVWWNAPEQVWKEIGAIGEECGLDWCAGGYGQVWGKGWDNPHFELM comes from the coding sequence ATGGGAGTGATACGGGATATTGACCGGCTTAAGCCGGAGCTGGCAAAGCGGACGCGTGCTTTTTTAGCAGAACTGAAAAAGCGTGGTATAGAGGTAATCGTCCTTGAAACAGATCGGACGGTTGATACGCAGGCGGCCTATTATGCGCAAGGTCGCAAGCCGCTTGAAGAGGTGAACGCCTTGCGTAAAAAAGCAGGCTTGTACCTTTTAACCGAAGCGGAAAATAAGCGCATCGTAACAAAGACGACGCAGTCGAGGCATTTCGGCGGAAACGCCGTTGATATTGCGCCGGTAAAAGACGGCCGCGTCTGGTGGAATGCACCGGAGCAAGTCTGGAAAGAAATCGGCGCTATCGGTGAAGAATGCGGGCTTGATTGGTGCGCAGGCGGATACGGACAAGTGTGGGGTAAGGGCTGGGACAATCCCCACTTTGAACTTATGTAA